tccctgtgagggtgctgaggccctggcccaggttgcccagagaagctggggctgcccctggctccctggcagtgttcaaggccaggttggatggggctttgggcaacctgggctagtggagggtgtccctgcccatggcagggggagtggaactagatgatctttgaggtcccttcccacccaaaccattctaggattctaggAAATGTTCTATATTACATACATACTCTTACACTTGCACCCCCATTCAATTATCTAAATCTCTTTTCAGCCAGAAGATCCTTGAAGTGATAGAATTATATTTCATCACAATTAATtcattcttcctcttctgtgcaaAACCCGCAGATTCCTCTCAATCTTGCAGCTCTATTTAAAAACTCTTGAACAACCTCTTGTCCTGATTCTTCCCATTACGTCTGTGTAACATCCCCAAGTGTTACAGCCTGTTTTACAGGCAGCCGCTAACACGCTCTGCCCATGCTCTGCGCTGAAATGACACAAAGTAGTGCAGCTGCAACTGCAACTGGACCAAGATCAATCCAAGAAACGCCAAAAGAACAGCAAGGTTGTTTGCAGCCAGGTTGCTGAAGCATAAGACTTCCAAGCAGCTtggagcacaggcagagctAGCTTGCAAAGCACACGGACATACGCTATGTCACAGAAAAAGCGAAAGGGAAGAGATCAAGCTCTTACGCCTGCCTAGCCTGCTCGATGGGATCATAGTTGTCGAGGTAGTTGAATCGGATGGTGTCTGTAGGATGCCTGTCCGATGAACGCCATGGTGGGagctcttttctctccttgttttttctccttcctggcATAGAACGTTTTGCCTCTGGGATGTTGCTTCTTACCGGTTGCACATCAATAACTACAAACTCGTCCTTTGAAGGAGTCTAATAAGAgacattaaaagaagaaaataaatttttagcttataatgaaaatgagatttattttgcCTAACTTTAGACTTCTAAGAATTTGATATTAACTCAAAATTAGTCCGTCCAGGCTCTAATATGGTCAGTGGACAGAAACAGGCACCCTAACAGTGCATGTCATCGCCCGTGTCCCAAAATCTGTGTTAAGATGAGCTGAGCTGCTCTCGAGATGCATTGGCTTCTCTCTATTGACTACAGAGAGAGTTTACAGGGGAGTTTGGTTAAAATTAGAGGGCTATACCCCACCTTGGCTTATCAGATTGAGGCAAGCAATATGCTCTATaaactggggaaaaagagagaacagcCTTGTGTGCTGGAGTGAGAAATTTAGAGGATTACCCTAAAAGAATAGAAGAGTGAGACGTTGGTGACTGCTTCTCCTAACCAGTGAGATTTTCACTTCCCCTCTACCAGGGATGGATGATGGGAAAGTAGAGCGTGTGGCAACACATGAGTTTAGattctaatttaaaatgatGTATCTTGTGTGCTACTAGTGGGAGATTACAGAAAGATAAAGAGGCAAAGGGGTTAGGAACCCAACCAGCCCAGTTTTCCCACTGGCCCCGAACACCTCTAGAGGTGGTAGGTATGTATGTACCTTTGGTCTCGTGACATGCAGCTCCTTCACCATCTCAATGTAATGTTTCTTCCAGATTCCTTGCTCAAAGGGGGTTGGAGAGAAGTTGATGTACCAGCCAAAACGCAGGCATTTCAGCATCCAGAGCTGATCCAGTTCAGACAGGTACTTCCAGTACCAGCTCACCTGTGAATGCCCAGTAAGTTGAAAACCTTTGGATTTCAAGCATCCAAGATTGCAGCTAGAGATTTCTGTGCCGTGGATGTAATTCCCCTATGTCCTTAAACTAGTAGAATTCTTCAGCACTGCTTATACTCCATTTAAACCTTTCATTAAACCATTTAAACCATTCAAGGTCTTCATGATGTGCTCAGTACCTGTGTTAGCTGATCTCCAGCACAGGGTGAAATATTCCAAAAATCACAGGTCAAGAGGAAAGATTTCAGCTTGTTTGGAGCAACTTCCTGCACTTCTACTCAATAAACCTACAGTAGTTGGAATAAACCCTTTGTTTCCACTGAGAAAACAGCATCAATAAACTCCCCAAGTCTGATAGACCCGTTCTGAACTTTTCCTCCCTACTCATATTCTGCTATTATACTCCATCACTAGATTGTGAACTAGATGGttgggttggaactagatgatctttgaggtcccttccaatccaactcaaaccattctaggattctaggattctaggattctaggattctatgatcaCAGTCACCTTGCATGCAACGCTTGGTCCAGCTTAAGGACAAACATCATCTATTGGCACTGCCATGCTTATAACAGCAGCTGTCCAACGATATCACACAAGTAGCACTGGAAAGACCTTTCTCTCGAAGTAAGTAATTTCCTAACCTGTCTTCTCCCTGTCTGCGAATGAGTAGTGTGAGTTGCATCCACATAAAACATGAAATGCTGGAGAAAGATACTAGAGCAAGCTTTAAACACACTATTTTGATATATTCATAGTATTATATGGAGTACTGCGTTAGTGCAGTCATAATGTCACCAATATCTGAACTTATTACTTTGGAACTACTTTGGGCATCACCTCACAGCACTTTATCTcatgcaaacatattttttgaGTCTTAACTGCTGTGCTGAAAAGACTGAAGCCCTAGCCACTGTGCTCAAAAGCACATCTGTaacttctctgcttctccccaTCCAACACTTTAACCTCAAGCATTTTAAAGGATCTGGTTTTCTTAAAGCATCGTGTGCAGTTCTTTGCAACTAGCACAAACCAATACTTTTCAAAGCAACTAATGAATGCTGCACACAGTGCAAGGTACTTTAAACTAACATGATTTTCAGAAGGTACCAAGCCTCCTTCTTGGGAAGAATCAGTCTTGTAAAGTGCcacattttaaatgctgagcATCTAAAATTACTCTTCACTTTCGTAAATCTTGGTCAATCTGGCTTAATTTAGGATCTGTGGAAGTGTTGCATTCGGTCTCATGCAAGCGTCACTAAGCATTTGGCACCAGGCTGCCAAGCCAGAAGACATCCTTGCGTTATGAACAGCACTGGTATGTCCTTGCTGAAAactaatgctgttttcttttttttttttttaaattagcttgACCTGACTTTCTGAACCTTAGGTACGTGTTGGCTTTTTTACCTGTGCACATCGACAGAGGCTCCGCGGGtccaggaaggaaaagatgTATAAAGACAGGACTCTAGGAAGCTTTGTGGTAAAATCTAGAGCCTCGGTGGGGATTCGATCCTGTAGCTGCTTGGCACAGAATTTCTGCTGTGACGGGGAGCAGCGTTCCAACAGGTCCACCAGGATCCTCCGCCTCTGACCATCTGTCCACTtgtcaaactgaaaaaaggaGTTTCAGGTTCTGAGAAACCGGAGATTcagcttcttaaaataaagcacaCATTTAAGGCAAGGGAAAATGCATAAGCGGCAGCTTCTGGTGACTCATTCAAGAGCAAAGCACGTAGGAACTGGGAACAAATGGAGAGGCTACATTAAAAGAAACTCTGAAGCCACTTAACATATGATTTATAATCCTCAAAGGATCCAGGATGGCCTAGTCCAGGACACACTCATGCTCACAAGACTCTTTACTCCTGGGACCTGCTCCGAGACTTGGCTTCACTCGTGGTGTTTACAGGATCAGGTCCCACCTTACCTTACAGTGAGTTCACTGCTGATTCCTCATCAGTCCGGACACTTCGATGGCCCCCACTACTGCAGTATTTGAGTGCCTCACAATTTGTAAAGTATTTATTCTCACAGTCCCACTGTAGAGGAGAGAAATCCCCACTACAGAGaagcagagcaaagagaaaCTAAATCAGCTGCCCATGTCTCACAAGGAAAATCTGCGGCACAGACCCGGCAGCGCAGTAACAAAGATTTTTCACGGCATTTCTGTGCTTATAACAGGTATCTAAGGAGGAAGATTCAAACAATTGGGGGAAGAAACGAGCACTTAGGTAACCACACAAGCATGTATCGCTTTGCCATGATGGCAACAACAACGCAGCATTGAGCggagtggggcagagctgtgTAAACAGAGTGGGAGCAACGGTGGCGGTGGCTGGTGTTTAACTTGCGTTGATAGCGGAGGATGGAAGGGGCCCTGTCAGCAGGAATCTCCTGGGAGGAGACTGACCTCATCGCCACAATCTGCGCAATCTGTCTCAAAACCTGCAAGAGCGGtcctggctgcagggcagcgcAGAGCGCCAGGAGGGAGGAAATGTCAGAGGACCACAGCGGCTGCAGGCAGGATCAGCAGGAATTCCCGGTGGGAGCTGCCCGCAGCAGAACCGCAGGGTTAAAGATGGCTTTCCGGAGGTGAAGTACAGATTTTGGAGAAGTCCTGCTTCATCTCGCTTCCAGCGAGAGCAGCCTCGACCTAAACTCAACttctttccaaagagaaaactgaGCTGGCTGGGGAATTCCCCTGTTTGGGGAATGCTGCTTTCCCCTCTTTGTTTCTCACGCGTTGGCCATCCCCAAAGCACACGCTGTGCTTTCACAAGATTGTTTCCTGAAGCCTTTCCACGGCTGACAACTTGCTCCCCACAGGTCAAATCACAGCAcattcatttttgcatttaacCTCAGGGGCATTCAAAGTCCTTATTTAAATGTGAcctccaaaattaaaaaaaaaaaaataaaaagaaaaaacatgcatttattccaggttttttttttttttttattacaatggGTAAATGGTTTAACACCCAATgtcctctcttttccctttcagaacaaaacagaCTAGAAattcaggtttggggttttttttctctgcttccccccaaaaaaatctatTGTTAAAATCTATTGTTAAGTGGAAGACTGGCAGAATAATAGTTTAAAATACACTGTGTGGATGAAAGGTAATTGAGAAGTAATTTCTTTCCAGATCATTTTAAAGAaccctttgtttctttctttctttttacttggATGTATTTCATTCCAGTAGTGAAGAATAAACTCTAAGAAGTAAATAGCTCTTCTCCTTCTTACAAACACCTCTACAAGAAGGTCAGCATGAAGAAAGAGTGGAACTGGCATTCCTGAGATCCCGGAGAGACAAAAAGCCAAATAGAAAAAAGCTCCCAAATGTCCATGCCTTTTCAGACACACACAGTGAATTAAGGAATACACCCTTTCCCTCTCACCCCTGTTTTGCATATAACTTTCACCTCTAATGATGTTTAGCAGAGCACTaaggaaaaactgaagcagGACCTTTGGATTTGGGGCTCAGAAACACGTTCCCCTAGAATAAAATCAGACAAAG
The DNA window shown above is from Grus americana isolate bGruAme1 chromosome 3, bGruAme1.mat, whole genome shotgun sequence and carries:
- the FBXO16 gene encoding F-box only protein 16 isoform X2; translation: MAFAPPRNMDGPKLQTKMSTWTPLNHQLMNDKVFEERRALLGKWFDKWTDGQRRRILVDLLERCSPSQQKFCAKQLQDRIPTEALDFTTKLPRVLSLYIFSFLDPRSLCRCAQVSWYWKYLSELDQLWMLKCLRFGWYINFSPTPFEQGIWKKHYIEMVKELHVTRPKTPSKDEFVVIDVQPVRSNIPEAKRSMPGRRKNKERKELPPWRSSDRHPTDTIRFNYLDNYDPIEQARQARKKGGGETPDLSRQAAEKKKRAGGGSNKLQKAKSLLSLSTHLESVQKPPVRPSWATPQSSGSLPSKAAAKTLAQSSQWNAGIRPAPVRAPVPKAHERGKKDFTRTNTSISTV
- the FBXO16 gene encoding F-box only protein 16 isoform X1, whose product is MAFAPPRNMDGPKLQTKMSTWTPLNHQLMNDKVFEERRALLGKWFDKWTDGQRRRILVDLLERCSPSQQKFCAKQLQDRIPTEALDFTTKLPRVLSLYIFSFLDPRSLCRCAQVSWYWKYLSELDQLWMLKCLRFGWYINFSPTPFEQGIWKKHYIEMVKELHVTRPKTPSKDEFVVIDVQPVRSNIPEAKRSMPGRRKNKERKELPPWRSSDRHPTDTIRFNYLDNYDPIEQARQARKKGGGETPDLSRQAAEKKKRAGGGSNKLQKAKSLLSLSTHLESVQKPPVRPSWATPQSSGSLPSKAAAKTLAQSSQWNAGIRPAPVRAPVPKAHERGKKDFTRTNTRSPSSPLFEAQPWHIPPSNQGSDTE